Sequence from the Guyparkeria hydrothermalis genome:
GATGGGCGGAGATCGCGTTGCTGACGAACCGTCCGCTGGAGACGGTGCTGCTGGGGGCGACCGAGGAATCAGCCGGCGCGTCGGGCGCCACGGAGGAAGCGTCATGAAGGTATTCAATACGGGGCAGGACGGCGTACGCAGGACGCTGGCGTTCCTGCTGCTCCTCGGCACGTCGCCGGCTGGTCTCGCGGGCGAGGTGGAGGGCGAACTGACATTCGCCGACCGGGTGTCGCTGTCGACGCCGGTCTCCGGTGTGGTCGCCGAGCTGCCGGTGCGTGCCGGCGAGCGGGTCGAGCCGGGCGCGCTGTTGCTGGCGCTGGACCCGACCCCGTTCGACCAGCGTCATCGGATGGCCGTCGCGGAGATCAAGGCGCTGGCCCTCGTGGCCGACGAGGCCGCCCTGGACGCCGAGCGCGTTCAGGCGCTTTACGACCGGACGGTTGGCTCGGATTCCGAGCGGGCCCTGGCGATCATCGAGCGCGAGCGGGCGGCGGGCGAGCGTGACCGGGCACGGGCGCAGGCGGCGCTAAGGGCCTGGCAGCGGGACCAGTCCCAGCTCGAGTCGCCCTTCGCGGCAAGGGTGCTGGCCGTCAATACAGCCGTCGGTGAGGTGGTCTCGCCGCAGCTGACGCCGCCGACGCTGATCGAAATCGCCCGGTCCGATCAGTTGATCGCCGTGGCCCCGCTGACCGCCGACCAACTTGGCGTGATTGCGCTGGGTGACGAGATCGAGGTCAGGCGCGGCGGGGAAAGTCGCACGGGTAAGGTGGATGCCATTCGTGCCGAGACCGAGGCGGGTGGTGAGACCCGTTACCGGGTGGAGGTGCGCATCGAACGGGGCGAACTCGACTGGCGCGCTGGTCAGTCAGTCACGTTGGATCTGCCGGGCGACTGATCGTTACCCGCAAGGCGCGCATGAAAAACGGGGCGGGAGTGATCATCCCGCCCCGTTCTCGTTCTGCGCCGCGAGCGGCCGGTCAGCCGATCTGGGCGTCGAGCCACTCGAACAACCCGTCTGCCGGGATGTCCTCACTCTCCGTGGCGTCGCGACGGCGGACCTCCAGCTGGCCCGCAGCCAGTCCGCGCGGGCTGACCACCACGCGCAGCGGGACGCCGATCAGTTCCCAGTCGGCGAAGGCCGCGCCCGGGCGCATGCCGCGGTCGTCGAGGATCACTTCGATGCCGCGTGCCCGCAGGTCGGCATAGATCGACTCCGCCCGCTCCATGACCGTCTCGTCCTTGTTGGCGCCGATCGGCACGATGGCGACCGTGAACGGCGCGATCGGTTGCGGCCAGCGGATGCCACGGTCGTCGAAGTTCTGCTCGATCGCTGCAGCGACGATGCGAGAAACACCGATGCCATAGCAGCCCATCAGCGGCGTGATCGGTTTTCCGTCCTCGCCGAGTACCTCACAGTTCATCGTCCGGCTGTACTTGTCGCCCAGCTGGAAGACGTGGCCGACCTCGATGCCGCGGCAGATGTCGAGCTTGCCCTGTCCATCTGGCGCCGGGTCGCCGGCGACCGCGTCGCGCAGGTCAGCCGTCTCCGGCTCGGGCAGGTCGCGCGTCCAGTTCACGCCGGTCAGGTGGTAGCCGTTCTTGTTCGCCCCGCAGGCAAAGTCGGTCAGCGCCGCGGCGGCGTGGTCGGCGATCACCGGGATGTCAAGGGCGACCGGGCCGATCGAGCCGACCGAGGCGCCGGTCAGCTTGGGCACCTCGGCCTCGTCGACGAAGGTCAGCGGCTCGGCGATGGCCGGGTGCTTGGTCGCCTTGATCTCGTTGAGCGCGTGATCGCCGCGCAGCACCAGTGCCACCGCCGGCGTCTCGGCGCCCTTGACCAGCAAGGTCTTGACGGTGCGTGTAGCCGGCAGGTCGAGCGTCGCTGCCACTTCCTCGATGGTGCGCGCCTTCGGCGTTGCTACCTCGGTCATCGTTTCGGTCGGCTCGGCGCGCGGCTCGTCGACCGGGAAGGTGGGGGCCATCTCGACGTTGGCGGCGTACTCGCCGTCGACGGCATAGGCGATGGCGTCCTCGCCCGAGTCGGCCAGCACGTGGAATTCGTGCGAGGCGTTGCCACCGATCGAGCCGGTGTCGGCGACCACCGCGCGCCACGCCAGCCCCATGCGCTCGAGGATGCGGCTGTAGGCCGTGTACATGACCTGGTAGGTCTGCTCGAGCGACTCGGCATCGGCGTGGAAGGAGTAGGCGTCCTTCATGACGAACTCGCGGGCCCGCATGACGCCGAAGCGCGGGCGGATCTCGTCGCGGAACTTGGTCTGGATCTGGTAGAAGTTGACCGGCAGCTGGCGGTAGCTCTTGAGTTCGCGCCGCGCGTAGTCGGTGATCACTTCTTCATGGGTCGGACCGAAGCAGAAATCGCGACCATGCCGGTCGGTCAGTCGCAGCAGCTCGGGGCCGTACTGTTGCCAGCGGCCCGATTCTTCCCACAGCTCGGCCGGCTGGACTGCCGGCATCAGCAGCTCGAGCGCGCCGGCGGCATCCATTTCCTCGCGCACGATTGCCTCGACGCGACGCAGGACCTTCAAGCCGAGTGGTGACCATGTGTAGAGCCCCGAGGCCAGCTTCTTGAGCATGCCGGCACGCAGCATCAGCTGGTGGCTGACGATCTCCGCCTCGGCCGGGGTTTCCTTCATGGTGTTGATGGCGAATTGGCTGGCTCGCATGAGGGTCTCGCTTGGGTTTCGGAGTGCGGGTTGTGTGGGGCGCTGCGTCGCGGGCGACACAGTCGGGGAGGCCGAATTGTACCGGCAGCCGTGACGAGGCGTCGAGGGCGTGCAAACAAGACGGCCGCCCGAAGGCGGCCGATGGTTCCGCGTTGGTGCCGGGTTACTCGCCGGCGGCAGTGCAGGCTTGCTCGATGATGGCATCGAGTCGCTTGAGGCGTTCCTGGCGTTGCTCTTCGGTCATCGGCTGATACTTGCCGGCCTCGTCCTCGACCATCAGCTGGTTGCCGCTGTTGGCGACGGCCTCGCGTTGTTCACGGGCCTTTTGGCACGTCTCGCGGGCCTTGTCGCGGTCGACTACCTTGACCTCGGTCGTCGGATCGGTGGCCCGATCGTTGTCCGCAGCTGGCGCCTCTTCCTTGTTGGAAGTCGTGTCGGCGGTTTCGGTCGCAGGTGGAGCGTTCGCCTCGATGGTCTGGGAGGGGCGGTCCTTCGGCGGCGTCTGCGAGAACGTCACGTTGCCGTGTTTGTCGACCGATTTGTAGATCGTGGCCGCGCTCGCGGATGTGCCGGCGAGCAGGGCGGTGGCGAGGCTCGCCGCGACGATCAGGCGCAGTGACGAGGTCAGACGTGTTGCGATTCCTTGCATGATTTCCACTTCCCGGGTGCTGGTTTTGTCACGTGTCTGCTCCGAGCATAAACCGCTTGGCATGGCGTGAAAAGCCCTGCTGGCCCGATCGTGGCGCGGTTGGGGCGGGTGCCATGCTGGTCGCAAACCACAAGCTGGCTTGATACACTCTGCGGTCATATTTATCGCCCACCGGAACAGAGAGTGGACCAATGGCTGACCGACGCCTCAAGGTTTTCAATACCGTTGCCCGTCTGCTGAGCTTCACCAAGGCAGCCGAGGCATTGCACATGACGCAGCCGGCGGTCACCTTTCAGGTCCGGCAACTCGAGGAACACTTCGACACCCGCCTGTTCGACCGGACACACAATCGCGTCACGCTGACCGACGTCGGCCACACCGTCTACGAGATATCGGAGCGCATCTTCGAGCTCTATGACGAGATGGACCGACGGGTCAAGGAGATGACCGGCGAGATCGGCGGGGCGCTCAATATCGGTGCGAGCATGACCGTGGCCGAGAACATGTTGCCGGCCCTCCTGGGTAACTTCCGTCAGGAGCATCCGGATCTGTCCGTGCGCCTGAAGGTGGGCAACACCGAATCGGTGGTCTCGATGGTCGAGCACAACGTGGTCGACCTGGCGCTGGTCGAGGGTAGCGTCACCAACAAGAACCTCCTGGTCGAGACCTGCCGCCGCGACGAGCTGGTGGTGATCATGCCGCCCGAGCACGAGTTGACCGCCTATGCCGACAAGGGTGTGCCGGTGGAGAAGCTGATGAACTACCCGTTCATTTGCCGCGAGGAAGGTTCCGGTACCCGCGAGGTGGTGATTTCCTACATGAACGAGCAGGGGCTCACCGAAGGCTGGGACGTCTGCATGGAGCTGGGCAGCCCGGAGGCGATCAAGGGGGCGGTCGAGGCCGGCATGGGGTTGTCGATCATGTCCTCCGCCGGGATCAGCAAGGAGCTCAAGCTGGGGCTGCTGAAGGCCGTGCCGCTCAAGCCGCGCCTTTTCCGCGATTTCTCCTTCGTGCGTCAGCGGCACAAGTTCCGCCTGCCGGCGATGGAGCAGTTGCTGGAGTTCTCGCGCAACTACTGCCGCGACAGCACGCCGATGCACGACCTGGAGGTCATCCAGCACACCGCCAACGGCGAGGAAGCCTGACAGGCAGGCGCACGCCGGTTCGTTTTCCCTCAGACGCCCGCCGATCCGGCGGGCGTCTTGCGTTGAGCTGCGGGTTTTCCGTTGTGCGTCGGGCGGGTGGCCGGTCGGCAAAAAGAAAACCCGGCGCGGGTGACCCCGGCCGGGTTCTTTGCTGGGCCGCCGGTTGAGCGGCCCGGGAGGCGTGGCGGGCTTAGAAGCCGCCGGACGCGCCTGCCTTCATCATCTTGTAGATGGTGTCGCGAACATGCTGAGCGTTCTTCTTGAACTCCGGCGGCATTTCCTTACCACCGTGAACGAACATGTCCATGTTCAGGCCGTACAGCCAGTAGTTGCCTTCCTCGTCCTCGACCACCGAGATACGGCACGGCAGGTAGGCGGAGAAGTACGGGCTGAAGTCGACCGCCTGACGAGCGATGGACGGGCTGCAGTACTGATAGATCATCAGGTAGCGCTGCTCTTCACCGGTCTCCAGCTCGAGCTGCTTGGACAGCGGCATCTCGCCGACGTTCTTGAGACCGCTGCCGACCGCTGCCGACTCGATGCTCACCTTGATGTCTTCCGGGGTGAGGCCTTCGTCGACCTTCATCCGCCAGACGGTAGCGGCACCCAGGTCGCCGCCGCTTTCAACGAACTTGCCGTACATCTCCTTGTAGATGTCCATGGCCTGCGGATCGAGGTCGTCCTTAATGGAAAGGAAGCCGCAGCCTGACAACGACAGGATGGCAACGCCGAGAATGGCTGTCTTGAGGAAATTACGCATGTGTGACTCTCCCTGTGTAATTTTTCGCCTTGAGGTCCTTATGCCTCGAGCGGTCCTGATTATCTGCGCATTAGTACATGCTTACAAACTGGATTAATTTACCTCTGATAAAGGGGGTTAATCTGGCTATCGATGAATACCGCTGCAAACGATGGGGTGATTGCCACCGGATGGCCGCGTGCCAAGCTCATCCGGTTTTCGGCATGTGTGCTAGAGGACCTCGGCGGCGAATTCCGCCAGCCGTGAACGCTCGCCGCGGGCCAGTGTGACGTGCGCACCGTGTGCCCAGCCGCGGAAACGGTCGACCACGAAGGTCAGCCCCGAACTGGTCTCGGTCAGGTAGGGTGTGTCGATCTGTGCGACGTTGCCGAGGCAGACCATCTTGGTGCCGGGGCCGGCACGGGTGATCAGGGTGCGCATCTGCTTGGCGGTGAGGTTCTGCGCCTCGTCGATGATGATGAACTTGTTCTGGAAGGTCCGGCCGCGCATGAAGTTCAGCGAGCGGATCTTGATGCGTGACTGCAGCAGGTCGTTGGTGGCCGCCCGTTCCCAGGAGCCGCCCCCGCCGTCGGTCTTGGCCAGCACCTCCAGGTTGTCCATCAGCGCCCCCATCCAGGGCGTCATCTTTTCCTCTTCGGTGCCTGGCAGGTAGCCGATGTCCTCGCCCACCGGGATGGTTACGCGCGTCATCACGATTTCGGTGAACTGCTTCTGCTCGAGCACTTGCGTCAGGGCGGCGGCGAGGGTGAGCAGTGTCTTGCCGGTGCCCGCCTGGCCGAGCAGGCTGACGAAATCGATGTCCGGATCCATCAGCGCATTGAGCGCGAAGCTCTGCTCCGGGTTGCGGGCGGTGATGCCCCACACCGAGTGACGTTCCTGCTCGTAGCCGGTGATGCTCTCGAGTACGGCGGTGCCGTCACCATGGACTTCGCGGACCACCGCCGCGAAGGGGGCCGGTGCCTCGAGCCGCAGGTAGAGATTGGGGTACCACTCCTCGGTGTCGGCGCCGTGGACCCGGTAGAAGATGCGTCCTTCGTCCTGCCACGACTCCAGTGACTGGCCGTGCGCTTCCCAGAAATCGGGACCGAGCGTTTCGTAGCCGGTATGCAGCAACGAGACGTCGTCGAGGACCTGATCGTTCTGATAATCCTCCGCCTTCAGGCCGACCGCGGTGGCCTTGATGCGCAGGTTGATGTCCTTGGAGACCAGGATCACCTCGCGATCGGTGATCTTTTCCTTAAGGGCGAGGGTGATCCCCAGTATCTGGTTGTCTGCCCGGCTGCCCGGCAGGTTGACCGGCAGGTCACTGTTTTCCTCGTGCGTCTGCAGGAACAGCTTCCCGGTCGGCGTGACGGCGTGCTCGGCCTTGCCGTGCAGGGTCGTGTGGATCGGCAGCCCGTCGTCGAGGGTGGCGATGTCCACGTCGGCCAGCATCTCGTCGAGAAAGCGGCTCACCTGGCGGACGTTGCGAGCGGTTTCCGACTGGCCCTTCTTGCCGTTGTCGAGCTCCTCGATCACGATCATCG
This genomic interval carries:
- a CDS encoding LysR family transcriptional regulator; the protein is MADRRLKVFNTVARLLSFTKAAEALHMTQPAVTFQVRQLEEHFDTRLFDRTHNRVTLTDVGHTVYEISERIFELYDEMDRRVKEMTGEIGGALNIGASMTVAENMLPALLGNFRQEHPDLSVRLKVGNTESVVSMVEHNVVDLALVEGSVTNKNLLVETCRRDELVVIMPPEHELTAYADKGVPVEKLMNYPFICREEGSGTREVVISYMNEQGLTEGWDVCMELGSPEAIKGAVEAGMGLSIMSSAGISKELKLGLLKAVPLKPRLFRDFSFVRQRHKFRLPAMEQLLEFSRNYCRDSTPMHDLEVIQHTANGEEA
- a CDS encoding DUF4124 domain-containing protein — its product is MQGIATRLTSSLRLIVAASLATALLAGTSASAATIYKSVDKHGNVTFSQTPPKDRPSQTIEANAPPATETADTTSNKEEAPAADNDRATDPTTEVKVVDRDKARETCQKAREQREAVANSGNQLMVEDEAGKYQPMTEEQRQERLKRLDAIIEQACTAAGE
- a CDS encoding proline--tRNA ligase — protein: MRASQFAINTMKETPAEAEIVSHQLMLRAGMLKKLASGLYTWSPLGLKVLRRVEAIVREEMDAAGALELLMPAVQPAELWEESGRWQQYGPELLRLTDRHGRDFCFGPTHEEVITDYARRELKSYRQLPVNFYQIQTKFRDEIRPRFGVMRAREFVMKDAYSFHADAESLEQTYQVMYTAYSRILERMGLAWRAVVADTGSIGGNASHEFHVLADSGEDAIAYAVDGEYAANVEMAPTFPVDEPRAEPTETMTEVATPKARTIEEVAATLDLPATRTVKTLLVKGAETPAVALVLRGDHALNEIKATKHPAIAEPLTFVDEAEVPKLTGASVGSIGPVALDIPVIADHAAAALTDFACGANKNGYHLTGVNWTRDLPEPETADLRDAVAGDPAPDGQGKLDICRGIEVGHVFQLGDKYSRTMNCEVLGEDGKPITPLMGCYGIGVSRIVAAAIEQNFDDRGIRWPQPIAPFTVAIVPIGANKDETVMERAESIYADLRARGIEVILDDRGMRPGAAFADWELIGVPLRVVVSPRGLAAGQLEVRRRDATESEDIPADGLFEWLDAQIG
- a CDS encoding PhoH family protein: MINTTRQTRCLFVLDTNVLMHDPTALYRFMEHDIYLPMIVIEELDNGKKGQSETARNVRQVSRFLDEMLADVDIATLDDGLPIHTTLHGKAEHAVTPTGKLFLQTHEENSDLPVNLPGSRADNQILGITLALKEKITDREVILVSKDINLRIKATAVGLKAEDYQNDQVLDDVSLLHTGYETLGPDFWEAHGQSLESWQDEGRIFYRVHGADTEEWYPNLYLRLEAPAPFAAVVREVHGDGTAVLESITGYEQERHSVWGITARNPEQSFALNALMDPDIDFVSLLGQAGTGKTLLTLAAALTQVLEQKQFTEIVMTRVTIPVGEDIGYLPGTEEEKMTPWMGALMDNLEVLAKTDGGGGSWERAATNDLLQSRIKIRSLNFMRGRTFQNKFIIIDEAQNLTAKQMRTLITRAGPGTKMVCLGNVAQIDTPYLTETSSGLTFVVDRFRGWAHGAHVTLARGERSRLAEFAAEVL
- a CDS encoding DUF302 domain-containing protein → MRNFLKTAILGVAILSLSGCGFLSIKDDLDPQAMDIYKEMYGKFVESGGDLGAATVWRMKVDEGLTPEDIKVSIESAAVGSGLKNVGEMPLSKQLELETGEEQRYLMIYQYCSPSIARQAVDFSPYFSAYLPCRISVVEDEEGNYWLYGLNMDMFVHGGKEMPPEFKKNAQHVRDTIYKMMKAGASGGF
- a CDS encoding efflux RND transporter periplasmic adaptor subunit, with the translated sequence MKVFNTGQDGVRRTLAFLLLLGTSPAGLAGEVEGELTFADRVSLSTPVSGVVAELPVRAGERVEPGALLLALDPTPFDQRHRMAVAEIKALALVADEAALDAERVQALYDRTVGSDSERALAIIERERAAGERDRARAQAALRAWQRDQSQLESPFAARVLAVNTAVGEVVSPQLTPPTLIEIARSDQLIAVAPLTADQLGVIALGDEIEVRRGGESRTGKVDAIRAETEAGGETRYRVEVRIERGELDWRAGQSVTLDLPGD